In Polyodon spathula isolate WHYD16114869_AA chromosome 11, ASM1765450v1, whole genome shotgun sequence, one genomic interval encodes:
- the LOC121322878 gene encoding bromodomain adjacent to zinc finger domain protein 2B-like isoform X2, with protein MESGERLASPPSASSSVPSASSTATATAPSKGSLSTGATALSATLTTCGHLFRASGDQPFTLSAVSSAFPMVNHPAFGLYTTSSGRSEFGGLGTLGASAALATHPQLGPFPEWWRTSDAHACAGATFFPPLLRIPPLFAAPVQNADSSSFQSRTASKNGRGAQKGMNGAVNGSSNTLPSGVNTSAMAVTVLGSSGQTKVANSSGRGRKCNQEQTNSQLQDKAADKPKDKKLRKKLDDSSSNSDSESGSSSDTSSEGVSSSDSEDDDDDDDEEDDDDQSNEESEDDDSNSESEARVKDKTKVLMQNVKEAKKDGQKAVEDKEPQDKTTNQQRHFASDPETRKQPQVLSQQLPLVFQSSEAKDEMGKKHLSVIHSTGLAASTKPLALVTQARKESFPKPHFSSLEILNTGNKNTTEEPGSQINDLRLKQSFYLQEQFKLAFPVQLKKQQELYKNQKKVASALSSPKPTTDSPASQKLTPANRNHSNIFLSNTLLGHHQPNGVIQSAIQDSPLALTTKPRSQPKSNDKPVLNSSSASFPSPVNLCTSGKNHSSNQMMPTRPSTSPALSRVSGKDKAIGAMVTPVGKAPSHLVQSLLDQFRGAESDIPSSKDSDDSIEDEDDEDDDEDDDDEDEEDEEDSDDSQSESVSNFDSDSDGSEDDEKDHEEIETDTEGEKTPLKLNKTAPSPTNCTPLNLQVIKTPNSAPSALLTVPGSPAYHSTPSSSYTHSTSPGSAKRRRVTDERELQIPLEYGWQREARIREIGGRLQGEVAYYAPCGKKLRQYPEVMKYLTRNGITDITRDNFSFSAKIRVGDFYEARDGPQGMQWSLLNKEEVIPRIRAMEGRRGRPPNPDRMRSGDGSRMRRRKGRPPNVGASEILSNTDAKLIRRLEAQEIARQAAQIKLMRKLEKQALARAAKEARKQQAIMAAEEKRKQKEQIKIFKQQEKIKRIQQIRLEKELRAQQILEAKRKKKEEAANAKISEAEKRTKEKEMRRQQAILLKHQELERHRLDMVWERERRRQHMMLLKAVDARKKAEKERLKQEKKDEKRLNKERKLELRRLELEIAKELKKPNEDMCLADHKPLPELNRIPGLVLNGSTFSDCLMVVQFLRTFGKVLGFDISVDVPHLSVLQEGLLNVGDSMGEVQDLLVRLLSAVVCDPGLPPGCRAKTALGDHLTNIGINRDNVSEILQIYMEAHCGQTELTESLETKAFQAHTPMQKASILAFLVNELACSKSVVSEIDKNIDHMSNLRRDKWIVEGKLRKLRIIHAKKTGKRDTSGCADGGEEQQALGTPTAGRKRKQKGGDSDDDDDDDDDDDSDEQGDEEEDEEDDGKKGKKVEACEDEDDGYQTTSVEELEKQIEKLTKQQSQFRRKLFESSHSLRSMMFGQDRYKRRYWVLPQCGGVFVEALESGEGQEELAKERERLKNAEMIQVKEEPPEVPEEKPLDIISLNIGGAESREKGKQKDNPNLFLQKPGSFSKLSKLLEVAKMSPELDTLNQKPNGSQASIPTMIPSPSHTISQSALSPQPAVSQGCSDSKPDSTLNLFNPHLNSPGKFYSSPLLPNDQLLRVLTEKSGQWFSLLPRTPCDDTSVTHPTMPTTSSPKSSTMRSKSPSPSPAPILVSGSPQHPVGLNPFAFSALQMKPGLHLMGLPFCGWPSGMLSPNLPFTSSPLPHALNSGFGVTEGNHNPFLAASVSTSKSESPVPQNEKPPSAPSPAIEVAKPVDYPCPRPIPEEMQTGWWRVTDAEELRTLVKVLHLRGIREKALQKQIQKHMDYISQACSKNRDVAIMEISNNEENQVTQETLESWCVEEQAMDMDIAILQQVEELERRVASASLQVKGWIYPEPHSEREDLVYYEHKPLTKLKPEEDNVGEKQDCSDSSIVRHINNPLDIAVTRLAELERNIERRYLKSPLSTTIQIKLDNVGTVTVPAPAPSNSGDGDGGEEDIAPGLKVWRKALSEVRSAAQVALCIQQLQKSIAWEKSIMKVYCQICRKGDNEELLLLCDGCDKGCHTYCHRPKITTIPEGDWFCPACIAKASGQSPRSKKLQNRGVRKGNDVKCSKKLSVAGDVSEDDAASTSSTPKKGGKEPKKRKGDENTSLNQTKQESSSCVKKAKTARDNAKDLALCSLILSELETHEDAWPFLLPVNLKLVSGYKKVIKKPMAFATIREKLDSCQYQNLEAFVVDVRLVFDNCETFNEDDSDIGRAGHNMRRFFEIRWTELFQTS; from the exons ATGGAGTCTGGAGAGCGGCTGGCCTCCCCACCATCAGCCTCCTCCTCTGTGCCCTCTGCCTCCTCGACAGCCACAGCAACAGCCCCCTCCAAAGGCAGTCTATCCACAGGGGCCACTGCACTGAGCGCCACACTCACCACCTGCG GGCATTTGTTCCGGGCATCCGGGGATCAGCCATTCACCTTGTCCGCTGTATCAAGTGCCTTCCCAATGGTCAATCACCCAGCCTTCGGTCTCTACACTACAAGCTCAGGGCGTTCAGAGTTTGGAGGCCTGGGAACACTTGGTGCATCTGCAGCCTTAGCGACACATCCTCAGCTCGGGCCTTTTCCAG AATGGTGGCGAACATCAGATGCCCACGCTTGTGCTGGTGCAACTTTCTTCCCACCTCTTCTGAGAATTCCTCCTCTCTTTGCTGCGCCAGTTCAGAATGCGGATTCCAGTTCATTCCAATCCCGGACAGCAAGTAAGAATGGCCGAGGAGCACAGAAAG GAATGAATGGTGCCGTAAATGGGAGCAGCAATACACTGCCATCTGGAGTGAACACATCTGCAATGGCTGTCACAGTATTAGGGTCATCAGGGCAAACAAAAGTAGCAAACTCTAGTGGAAGAGGTCGGAAATGTAATCAAGAGCAAACTAATAGTCAGCTTCAGGACAAAGCTGCTGACAAACCTAAAGACAAG AAACTCAGAAAGAAGCTGGACGACAGCTCCAGTAACAGCGATAGTGAGTCTGGCTCATCATCGGATACCTCTAGTGAAGGTGTAAGTAGCAGTGACTCTGAAGACGATGATGATGACGACGATGAAGAGGATGATGATGATCAAAGCAATGAAGAAAGTGAGGATGATGACTCTAACTCTGAAAGTGAAGCAAGAGTGAAAGACAAGACAAAG GTGTTGATGCAAAATGTGAAAGAAGCCAAAAAGGATGGCCAAAAGGCAGTTGAAGATAAGGAACCCCAGGATAAAACGACAAACCAACAGCGACATTTTGCTTCTGATCCCGAGACTCGGAAGCAGCCCCAGGTTTTGTCACAGCAACTCCCCCTTGTTTTCCAAAGCTCAGAGGCCAAGGATGAGATGGGAAAGAAGCACCTGAGTGTCATTCATTCCACAGGGCTTGCAGCCAGTACAAAACCCTTGGCTTTGGTCACTCAAGCAAGAAAGGAGTCCTTTCCTAAACCACATTTTTCTTCATTGGAAATTCTCAATACGgggaataaaaatacaacagagGAGCCTGGCTCACAGATTAATGATTTGAGATTGAAGCAG TCTTTCTACTTGCAGGAACAGTTCAAACTGGCATTTCCAGTGCAACTGAAGAAACAACAAGAATTGTATAAGAACCAGAAGAAAGTAGCTTCAGCTTTGTCCAGTCCTAAACCCACCACAGATTCCCCAGCCAGTCAGAAGCTGACCCCTGCTAACAGAAACCATTCAAATATCTTCCTCTCTAATACACTTTTGGGGCATCATCAGCCCAACGGGGTGATCCAGAGTGCTATCCAGGACTCCCCCTTAGCACTTACCACCAAACCCCGAAGTCAGCCAAAATCCAACGACAAGCCGGTTCTAAATTCCAGCAGCGCATCCTTTCCATCACCAGTAAACTTGTGTACAAGTGGAAAAAATCATTCCAGCAATCAGATGATGCCAACCAGGCCATCTACCTCTCCTGCTTTATCCAGGGTGTCCGGGAAAGATAAGGCAATCGGTGCTATGGTAACTCCTGTAGGAAAAGCCCCGTCTCACCTAGTGCAGTCTTTGCTGGATCAGTTCCGGGGGGCAGAGTCGGACATTCCCAGCAGCAAGGACTCTGATGATTCCATTGAGGACGAGGATGATGAAGACGATGACGAGGATGACGATGACGAAGATGAGGAGGACGAGGAAGATTCTGATGATAGCCAGTCAG AGTCTGTAAGCAATTTTGATTCCGACTCGGATGGTTCAGAGGATGATGAAAAGGACCATGAGGAGATAGAAACAGATACTGAAGGAGAGAAAACTcctttaaaactaaacaaaacagctcCTTCACCTACCAACTGTACACCTCTGAACCTTCAAGTAATAAAGACCCCGAACTCTGCTCCTTCTGCCTTACTGACTGTGCCAGGGTCACCAGCCTATCACAGCACTCCGTCATCTTCGTACACTCACTCCACATCACCAG gctCTGCTAAAAGGAGGAGGGTAACTGATGAACGGGAGCTACAAATTCCTCTAGAATATGG ATGGCAGAGAGAGGCAAGGATAAGAGAAATTGGTGGTCGTCTGCAAGGGGAGGTAGCATATTATGCCCCATGTGGAAAGAAACTGCGACAGTACCCTGAAGTAATGAAG tACCTTACCAGAAATGGAATAACAGACATCACACGAGATAATTTTAGCTTCAGTGCAAAAATAAGGGTTGGGGACTTCTATGAAGCCAGAGATGGACCTCAG GGTATGCAGTGGAGCTTGTTGAACAAGGAGGAGGTTATCCCTCGTATACGAGCTATGGAGGGGCGAAGAGGGCGCCCCCCAAACCCAGATCGAATGCGTTCCGGTGACGGATCTAGAATGAGGCGCAGGAAAGGACGACCTCCTAACGTTGGGGCCTCTGAGATCCTCAGCAACACTGATGCCAAACTGATCAGAAGACTAGAAGCTCAAG AAATAGCCAGGCAAGCAGCCCAGATTAAACTGATGCGAAAACTTGAAAAGCAAGCACTGGCACGTGCTGCTAAAGAAGCAAGGAAACAGCAAG caaTCATGGCAGCTGAGGAAAAGCGAAAACAGAAGGAgcaaataaagatttttaaacagCAG gAGAAGATCAAACGAATCCAGCAAATAAGACTGGAAAAAGAGCTTCGAGCTCAGCAAATTCTTGAg GCTAAAAGGAAAAAGAAGGAAGAAGCAGCAAATGCCAAAATATCGGAAGCTGAGAAACGAACAAAG gaGAAAGAAATGAGAAGGCAACAAGCTATACTTTTGAAGCACCAG GAGTTGGAGAGGCATAGACTAGATATGGTATgg gagcgagagaggagaaggCAACATATGATGCTGTTGAAAGCTGTGGATGCTAGAAAGAAAGCTGAG AAAGAACGATTAAAGCAGGAAAAAAAGGATGAGAAACGTTTAAATAAGGAACGGAAATTGGAGCTGAGGAGACTGGAACTGGAGATTGCGAAGGAGCTGAAGAAGCCAAATGAGGATATGTGCTTAGCAGATCATAAG CCACTTCCAGAGCTGAATCGCATTCCCGGCCTCGTGCTGAACGGAAGCACCTTTTCAGATTGCCTGATGGTAGTGCAGTTCCTGCGTACCTTTGGGAAGGTTCTTGGCTTTGATATCAGTGTGGATGTCCCTCACCTGAGCGTGCTTCAGGAGGGGCTGCTCAATGTGGGAGACAGCATGGGAGAAGTGCAGGACCTGCTAGTGAGGCTCCTGTCAGCTGTCGTTTGTGATCCAGGACTGCCACCTGGCTGCCGC GCAAAAACTGCTCTTGGTGACCATTTGACAAACATTGGGATTAACCGGGATAATGTGTCGGAGATTCTGCAGATATACATGGAGGCACACTGTGGTCAGACAGAGCTCACTGAAAGCCTGGAGACAAAAGCTTTCCAGGCACACACTCCAATGCAGAAAGCATCAATTCTGGCTTTCCTTGTGAATGAGTTGGCATGCAGCAAGAGTGTAGTGAG tgagatTGACAAAAACATCGACCATATGTCTAATTTAAGAAGGGACAAGTGGATAGTTGAAGGCAAGCTCCGGAA GCTGAGGATTATTCATGCCAAGAAAACAGGAAAAAGGGACACAAGTGGATGTGCAGACGGGGGGGAGGAGCAGCAGGCCCTGGGCACCCCCACTGCTGGGCGCAAACGCAAGCAGAAAGGAGGGGACagtgatgacgatgatgatgatgatgatgatgatgatagtgaCGAGCAGGgggatgaggaggaggatgaagaagATGAcggaaagaaaggaaagaaagtgGAAGCTTGTGAAGATGAG GATGATGGGTACCAGACCACCAGTGTTGAGGAACTGGAAAAACAGATTGAAAAACTCACCAAG CAACAGAGCCAGTTCAGAAGGAAACTGTTTGAATCGTCTCATTCCTTGCGGTCAATGATGTTTGGTCAGGATCGATATAAGCGCAGGTACTGGGTTTTGCCCCAGTGTGGTGGAGTTTTTGTGGAGGCCCTGGAAAGTGGAGAAG GTCAAGAGGAACtggcaaaagagagagagagactgaagaaTGCAGAAATGATCCAGGTCAAGGAAGAGCCCCCTGAGGTACCAGAGGAGAAGCCTCTTGACATTATCAGTCTCAACATCGGCGGTGCAGAGAGCAGGGAGAAGGGAAAGCAGAAGGACAATCCTAATCTATTCTTGCAGAAGCCAGGCTCCTTCTCCAAACTCAGCAAACTCTTGGAAGTAGCAAAAATGTCTCCAGAGTTGGACACGTTGAACCAGAAACCAAACGGGAGCCAAGCCAGCATCCCCACAATGATCCCTTCTCCCAGTCACACTATTTCACAAAGCGCACTGAGCCCACAGCCGGCTGTTTCCCAGGGCTGCTCAGACTCCAAGCCGGACTCTACCTTGAACCTGTTTAATCCTCACCTGAACAGCCCAGGGAAGTTTTACAGTTCTCCGCTGCTTCCAAATGACCAGCTTTTAAGGGTACTGACAGAGAAAAGTGGACAGTGGTTTAGCCTTTTACCAAGGACACCTTGCGATGACACCTCTGTAACCCATCCCACCATGCCTACAACATCCTCCCCCAAGTCTTCAACAATGAGATCTAAATCTCCTTCCCCATCTCCAGCACCTATACTGGTGTCTGGATCACCACAACACCCAGTGGGGCTCAACCCCTTTGCATTTTCAGCACTTCAG ATGAAACCTGGCTTGCACCTAATGGGGCTTCCCTTTTGTGGATGGCCCTCTGGAATGCTGAGTCCAAATCTGCCCTTCACTAGTTCTCCACTACCGCATGCGCTGAATTCAGGATTCGGAGTGACAGAGGGAAATCACAATCCCTTCTTGGCAGCCAGCGTTTCCACAAGTAAAAGCGAGTCTCCTGTGCCACAAAATGAGAAGCCCCCATCTGCCCCCTCTCCAGCAATTGAAGTAGCGAAGCCTGTGGACTATCCCTGTCCAAGGCCCATTCCAGAAG AAATGCAGACTGGTTGGTGGAGAGTCACAGATGCAGAGGAACTTAGAACGTTGGTTAAAGTATTACATCTCAGAGGAATAAGGGAAAAAGCCTTGCAGAAGCAAATTCAAAAACACATGGATTACATCAGCCAAGCTTGCTCTAAGAATagagatg TTGCCATTATGGAGATAAGTAACAATGAAGAAAACCAAGTAACTCAGGAAACTTTGGAGAGCTGGTGTGTAGAAGAGCAGGCAATGGACATGGATATAGCAATTCTGCAGCAAGTGGAAGAGCTGGAAAGGAGAGTAGCTTCCGCAAGCCTGCAAGTCAAG GGGTGGATCTATCCAGAGCCTCACTCGGAGAGGGAAGATCTGGTGTACTACGAGCACAAGCCACTCACTAAGTTGAAGCCTGAAGAAGATAATGTAGGGGAAAAACAAGACTGCAGTGATAGCAGCATTGTGCGCCACATCAACAACCCCCTAGATATAGCTGTAACCAGGCTGGCTGAATTGGAGAGGAACATTGAGCGAAGGTATCTGAAGAGCCCCTTAAGTACCACCATTCAGATCAAACTGGATAATGTGGGCACAGTTACTGTCCCTGCTCCTGCACCATCCAATAGTGGTGATGGTGACGG AGGTGAAGAGGATATTGCTCCGGGCCTCAAAGTGTGGAGGAAGGCATTGAGTGAGGTGCGCAGTGCTGCTCAGGTGGCTCTCTGTATTcagcagctgcagaaatcaaTTGCCTGGGAGAAATCCATCATGAAAGTT TACTGCCAAATTTGCCGAAAGGGAGATAATGAAGAACTACTCTTGCTATGTGATGGTTGTGACAAAGGATGTCATACTTACTGTCATAGACCCAAGATAACCACAATACCTGAGGGTGACTGGTTTTGTCCTGCCTGCATTGCGAAG GCAAGTGGTCAGTCCCCAAGGAGCAAAAAGCTCCAAAACCGAGGAGTGAGAAAAGGCAATGACGTGAAATGCAGCAAGAAGCTGTCCGTGGCTGGAGATGTCTCGGAGGATGATGCTGCAAGTACAAGCAGTACTCCAAAGAAAGGGGGCAAAGAGCCCAAAAAGAGGAAAGGTGATGAAAATACATCCTTAAACCAGACCAAGCAGGAGAGCTCCTCCTGTGTGAAAAAAGCTAAAACAGCAAGAGATAACGCCAAGGATCTGGCTTTGTGCAG ccTTATCCTGTCTGAGTTGGAAACACATGAAGATGCATGGCCATTCTTGCTTCCTGTGAATTTGAAGCTTGTGTCTGGCTataaaaaagtaataaagaaaCCAATGGCCTTTGCAACCATTCGAGAGAAACTGGATAGCTGCCA GTACCAAAATCTTGAAGCATTTGTTGTGGATGTCAGACTAGTTTTTGATAACTGTGAAACTTTCAATGAAGATGATTCTGACATAGGAAGAGCTGGTCATAACATGAGAAGATTTTTTGAGATACGATGGACTGAACTTTTCCAAACAAGCTAA